One Streptomyces sp. ML-6 genomic region harbors:
- a CDS encoding cation acetate symporter, translating to MNGNHQTLALLLFSTFIAVTLAITAWVSRNRHGSAEEFYAGGRLFSPMENGFAIAGDYMSAASFLGISGLIALFGYDGMLYSVGFLVAWLVVLFLVAELVRNCGRFTLADVVAARMAERPVRIAAGTSSVTVSVLYLVAQMVGAGSLVALLLGGTSGAARSWTVIGVGALMIVYVSLGGMRATTWIQIVKAVLLMVGAIALTVLVLIHFHGNFNALLNSAAERSGHGSRFLLPGLRYGGSWTARIDFISLGLALVLGTAGLPHILSRFYTVPTARAARRSVVWSIGLIGGFYLMTIVLGFGAAALVGSAEVRASNAAGNTAIPLLAMELGGGEGSTGGAILFAVVGAVAFATILAVVAGITLASSASVAHDLYASLRRPGAKQYSEVAVARVAATGIGVAAIGLGLIAQNLNVAFLVGLAFAVAASANLPVLLYSLFWRNFTTRGAVWSVYGGLIPAVLLVLLSPVVSGSPTSLFPGVDFQLFPLENPGLVSIPLGFLAGWIGTVTSSEPPDEAKHAETEVRALTGAGAV from the coding sequence TTGAACGGGAACCATCAGACGCTGGCGCTTCTGCTGTTCAGCACCTTCATCGCGGTGACGCTCGCCATCACCGCCTGGGTGAGCCGCAACCGCCACGGCTCGGCCGAGGAGTTCTACGCGGGCGGCAGGCTGTTCTCCCCGATGGAGAACGGGTTCGCCATCGCGGGCGACTACATGTCGGCCGCGTCCTTCCTCGGCATCTCCGGCCTCATCGCACTCTTCGGTTACGACGGCATGCTCTACTCGGTCGGCTTCCTCGTCGCCTGGCTCGTCGTCCTGTTCCTGGTCGCCGAACTGGTCCGCAACTGCGGCCGGTTCACGCTCGCCGACGTGGTGGCCGCGCGGATGGCGGAACGACCGGTCCGGATCGCGGCGGGCACCTCCTCCGTCACCGTGTCCGTCCTCTACCTCGTGGCGCAGATGGTGGGTGCGGGCAGCCTGGTCGCCCTGCTGCTCGGCGGTACGAGTGGTGCGGCCCGCTCCTGGACCGTCATCGGCGTCGGCGCGCTCATGATCGTCTACGTGTCGCTCGGCGGGATGCGCGCCACCACCTGGATCCAGATCGTCAAGGCCGTACTGCTGATGGTGGGGGCGATCGCGCTGACCGTGCTCGTCCTGATCCACTTCCACGGCAACTTCAACGCCCTGCTCAACTCCGCCGCCGAACGGAGCGGGCACGGCAGCAGGTTCCTCCTGCCCGGCCTCCGGTACGGCGGGAGCTGGACCGCGCGCATCGACTTCATCAGCCTGGGCCTGGCCCTGGTGCTCGGCACGGCGGGGCTGCCGCACATCCTGTCGCGGTTCTACACCGTGCCCACCGCCCGTGCGGCCCGTCGCTCCGTCGTCTGGTCGATCGGGCTCATCGGCGGCTTCTACCTGATGACGATCGTGCTCGGATTCGGGGCGGCCGCCCTGGTCGGCTCGGCCGAGGTGCGGGCATCCAACGCCGCGGGCAACACGGCGATCCCGCTGCTGGCCATGGAACTCGGCGGTGGTGAAGGATCCACCGGGGGCGCGATCCTGTTCGCCGTGGTCGGCGCCGTCGCCTTCGCGACCATTCTCGCGGTCGTCGCGGGCATCACCCTCGCCTCGTCCGCCTCCGTGGCCCACGACCTCTACGCCTCGCTCAGACGGCCGGGCGCCAAGCAGTACAGCGAGGTCGCCGTCGCCAGGGTGGCGGCGACCGGGATCGGGGTCGCCGCCATCGGGCTCGGCCTGATCGCCCAGAACCTGAACGTGGCGTTTCTGGTGGGGCTCGCCTTCGCCGTCGCCGCCTCGGCCAACCTCCCCGTGCTCCTGTACTCCCTGTTCTGGCGGAACTTCACTACCCGGGGAGCGGTCTGGTCCGTCTACGGCGGACTGATTCCCGCCGTGCTGCTCGTACTGCTTTCACCGGTCGTCTCCGGCAGTCCCACCTCGTTGTTCCCCGGCGTGGACTTCCAGCTCTTCCCGTTGGAGAACCCCGGACTGGTCTCCATCCCGCTGGGCTTTCTGGCCGGCTGGATCGGGACGGTCACGTCCTCCGAGCCGCCCGACGAGGCCAAGCATGCGGAGACCGAGGTCCGCGCACTGACCGGAGCGGGAGCGGTATAG
- a CDS encoding citrate synthase: MTDRAAPDDASGATAPRRLSTRETAERLGVKPETVYAYVSRGQLSSTRAPGGRGSTFDAAEVDALARRTGRREPPPAPGDLVFRTGITLIENDRYYFRGVDATELAREYAYEEVAEWLWSGELRPGVRFTAPDEALAAARGAVDALPAHSSPTDRLRVAVIAAASADPFRFDLSRESVLAGARSLVPTLVGALPPAAGGAVEGARERPEEREVGLARQLWSKLTARPADAPFVTALDGALALLIDHDLAASTLAARVAASAHAHPYAVVSAGLGVLEGPLHGAASGLAHRMLAEVLERGSAVPVVADHLRAGRRVPGLGHRLYKSEDPRAQALFALLARVPQAAGALAAARDVVATTARHTPLPANVDLALAVLSVSSGMAAEAGETVFAVSRTAGWIAHALEEYGERPLRMRPSGQYCGPRPPQPLPAAADDLSRRSAP; this comes from the coding sequence ATGACGGATCGAGCAGCACCCGACGACGCTTCCGGGGCGACGGCCCCACGACGGCTCAGCACCCGGGAGACGGCCGAGCGTCTCGGGGTGAAGCCGGAGACGGTGTACGCCTACGTCAGCCGGGGCCAGCTGAGCAGCACCCGCGCCCCCGGCGGGCGCGGCAGCACGTTCGACGCGGCGGAGGTCGACGCGCTGGCCCGGCGCACGGGCCGTCGGGAGCCCCCACCCGCCCCCGGCGACCTTGTCTTCCGCACCGGCATCACCCTGATCGAGAACGACCGCTACTACTTCCGCGGCGTCGACGCGACCGAACTGGCCCGGGAGTACGCCTACGAGGAGGTCGCCGAGTGGCTCTGGAGCGGTGAGCTGCGCCCCGGCGTCCGCTTCACGGCACCCGATGAGGCGTTGGCCGCGGCGCGCGGGGCGGTCGACGCGCTGCCCGCGCACAGCAGTCCGACGGACCGGCTGCGGGTCGCGGTGATCGCCGCGGCGAGCGCCGATCCGTTCCGCTTCGACCTCTCGCGCGAGTCCGTGCTCGCCGGTGCGCGAAGTCTCGTGCCGACCCTGGTCGGGGCGCTGCCCCCGGCGGCCGGAGGGGCCGTGGAGGGGGCACGGGAGCGGCCGGAGGAGAGGGAGGTCGGGCTGGCCCGGCAGCTGTGGTCGAAGCTCACCGCCCGGCCCGCCGACGCGCCGTTCGTCACCGCGCTGGACGGCGCCCTCGCCCTGCTGATCGACCATGACCTCGCGGCCTCGACCTTGGCCGCCAGGGTCGCCGCGTCCGCCCACGCCCATCCGTACGCGGTGGTCTCCGCGGGTCTCGGGGTGCTGGAGGGCCCGCTGCACGGGGCGGCGAGCGGGCTGGCCCACCGGATGCTGGCCGAGGTCCTGGAGCGGGGCAGTGCGGTCCCGGTGGTCGCCGACCACCTCCGGGCCGGGCGCAGGGTTCCGGGACTCGGCCACCGGCTCTACAAGTCCGAGGATCCCCGGGCGCAGGCGCTGTTCGCCCTGCTCGCGAGGGTGCCGCAGGCCGCCGGGGCGCTCGCCGCGGCGCGCGACGTGGTCGCCACGACCGCACGGCACACGCCCCTGCCCGCCAATGTGGACCTGGCACTCGCCGTGCTCTCGGTCTCCTCCGGCATGGCCGCGGAGGCCGGCGAGACGGTGTTCGCGGTGTCCCGCACGGCCGGATGGATCGCGCACGCGCTGGAGGAGTACGGGGAACGGCCCCTGCGCATGCGCCCCAGTGGCCAGTACTGCGGTCCCCGCCCTCCTCAGCCACTGCCCGCCGCCGCGGACGACCTGTCACGCCGGTCCGCGCCGTGA
- a CDS encoding citrate synthase/methylcitrate synthase, translated as MPTTTSGTPLDVPRGLAGVVVTGTALGDVRGREGFYHYRQYSAIELAGTRSFEDVWYLMLEGSLPDAGARAEFAARTAALRRLPSQVREALPAIARAGAASNPLAGLRTALSLLGAAAGFRPVYDIDAGRRRDDALAVCAAVPTVLTALHRLGRGLEPVEPRDDLPHAANYLYMLTGSVPDAARVRAVEQYLISTIDHGFNASTFTGRVVASTGADVAACLVAAVGALSGPLHGGAPSRALDTLDAIGTPDRIDGWIREQVLAGGRIMGFGHPVYRTEDPRSRMLRGIAQGFGGPLVDFAVEVERQVEAILAELKPGRELHTNVEFYAGVVMELCGLPREMFTPTFCAARVVGWSANILEQAEDSKIIRPAARYVGTPPPQPVPAP; from the coding sequence ATGCCGACCACGACCAGCGGCACCCCGCTCGACGTACCCCGAGGACTGGCGGGCGTCGTCGTCACCGGCACGGCCCTCGGCGACGTCCGCGGACGCGAGGGCTTCTACCACTACCGGCAGTACTCGGCGATCGAGCTGGCGGGAACCCGCAGCTTCGAGGACGTCTGGTACCTGATGCTCGAGGGCTCGCTGCCCGATGCCGGGGCCCGCGCCGAGTTCGCCGCCCGTACCGCCGCCCTGCGCCGGCTCCCCTCCCAGGTGCGCGAGGCACTGCCCGCCATAGCGCGCGCGGGAGCCGCCTCCAACCCCCTGGCCGGGCTGCGCACCGCCCTCTCGCTCCTCGGCGCGGCGGCCGGATTCCGGCCGGTGTACGACATCGACGCAGGCCGGCGCCGCGACGACGCCCTGGCCGTCTGTGCGGCCGTCCCCACCGTGCTCACCGCCCTGCACCGGCTCGGCCGGGGTCTCGAACCGGTCGAGCCGCGCGACGACCTGCCCCATGCCGCCAACTACCTCTACATGCTCACCGGCTCCGTACCGGACGCCGCAAGGGTCAGGGCCGTCGAGCAGTACCTGATCTCCACCATCGACCACGGCTTCAACGCCTCGACCTTCACCGGCCGCGTGGTCGCCTCCACCGGCGCCGATGTCGCGGCCTGTCTGGTGGCCGCCGTCGGCGCGCTCTCCGGACCGCTGCACGGCGGGGCGCCCAGCCGCGCCCTCGACACCCTGGACGCCATCGGCACCCCCGACCGCATCGACGGCTGGATCCGCGAGCAGGTGCTCGCGGGCGGGCGGATCATGGGCTTCGGACACCCCGTCTACCGCACCGAGGACCCCCGTTCACGCATGCTGCGAGGCATCGCCCAGGGCTTCGGCGGCCCGCTCGTCGACTTCGCCGTCGAGGTGGAGCGACAGGTCGAGGCGATCCTCGCCGAACTCAAGCCGGGCCGCGAACTGCACACCAACGTGGAGTTCTACGCCGGGGTCGTCATGGAGCTGTGCGGACTGCCGCGCGAGATGTTCACACCGACCTTCTGCGCGGCGAGGGTGGTCGGCTGGAGCGCCAATATCCTGGAACAGGCGGAGGACTCGAAGATCATCCGTCCGGCGGCCCGTTACGTGGGCACGCCCCCGCCGCAGCCGGTCCCGGCGCCCTGA
- a CDS encoding GTP-binding protein, which produces MNPSSPPRKQQIPVIVLAGFLGSGKTTLLNHLLANRAGNRIGVIVNDFGSIEIDAMTVSGQVGSTVSLGNGCLCCAVDASELDTFLDMLTRPSARLDVIVIEASGLAEPQELVRMLLASDNPDIVYGGLVEVVDAAGFDATRERHPEIDRHLAVADLVVLNKTDLVGSEELDRVGKAVAGAGAPAADGQPAVGGPAVIRATYGRIDPELLFDPALRPDGAEKARQLTFEDLLLAERAEQEGHDGHGHHLHAAYESVSFTADVPMNPRRLMDFLDSRPQGLYRIKGFVDFGVGDRANKYALHTVGRFLRFDPRPWTRDEPRLTQLVLIGSGIDPGALGKELDACRESAAPGPDTTQDAAHERSMWGVLRYVRRPDDA; this is translated from the coding sequence TTGAACCCGTCGTCCCCGCCCCGCAAACAGCAGATTCCGGTCATCGTTCTCGCGGGGTTCCTGGGATCGGGCAAGACGACACTGCTCAACCACCTCCTCGCCAACCGCGCGGGAAACCGGATCGGCGTGATCGTCAACGATTTCGGCTCCATCGAGATCGACGCCATGACCGTCTCGGGACAGGTCGGATCCACTGTCTCGCTGGGCAACGGGTGCCTGTGCTGCGCGGTCGACGCGAGCGAACTCGACACCTTCCTCGACATGCTGACCCGGCCCTCCGCCCGCCTCGACGTGATCGTCATCGAGGCCAGCGGACTGGCCGAGCCGCAGGAACTCGTACGGATGCTCCTGGCCAGCGACAACCCGGACATCGTCTACGGGGGACTGGTGGAGGTCGTCGACGCCGCCGGGTTCGACGCCACCCGGGAGCGCCACCCGGAGATCGACCGCCACCTCGCCGTCGCCGATCTCGTCGTGCTGAACAAGACCGACCTGGTCGGGAGCGAAGAGCTGGACCGGGTCGGGAAGGCCGTCGCCGGGGCCGGTGCCCCGGCAGCCGACGGCCAGCCGGCCGTCGGCGGGCCCGCGGTCATCCGGGCCACCTACGGACGCATCGATCCGGAACTCCTCTTCGACCCGGCGCTGCGACCGGACGGCGCGGAGAAGGCCCGCCAGCTCACCTTCGAGGACCTGCTCCTGGCGGAGCGGGCCGAGCAGGAGGGCCACGACGGGCACGGGCACCACCTCCACGCCGCCTACGAGAGCGTGTCCTTCACCGCGGACGTGCCCATGAACCCCCGCCGCCTGATGGACTTCCTCGACTCCCGGCCGCAGGGCCTCTACCGGATCAAGGGATTCGTCGACTTCGGCGTGGGCGACCGGGCCAACAAGTACGCCCTGCACACGGTCGGCAGGTTCCTGCGGTTCGACCCGCGGCCGTGGACGCGCGACGAGCCGCGCCTCACCCAGCTGGTGCTGATCGGTTCCGGCATCGACCCGGGGGCCCTGGGCAAGGAGCTGGACGCCTGCCGCGAGAGCGCCGCGCCGGGCCCGGACACGA